In Rhodococcus rhodochrous, a single genomic region encodes these proteins:
- a CDS encoding small basic family protein: protein MKRLEHGHALYAVLALAIGIGAGIVFSPQVPDVVQPYLPIAVVAALDTVFGGLRAYLDDIFDAKVFVVSFVFNVLVAALIVWLGDQLGVGTQLSTAVIVVLGIRIFGNAAALRRRLFGA from the coding sequence GTGAAGCGACTCGAACACGGTCACGCGCTCTACGCGGTGCTCGCACTGGCGATCGGGATCGGCGCCGGAATCGTGTTCAGCCCACAGGTACCCGACGTCGTGCAGCCCTACCTGCCCATCGCGGTGGTCGCCGCACTCGACACGGTCTTCGGCGGGCTGCGCGCCTATCTCGACGACATCTTCGACGCGAAGGTGTTCGTGGTGTCGTTCGTCTTCAACGTCCTCGTCGCCGCACTGATCGTGTGGCTCGGCGACCAGCTCGGCGTGGGCACCCAGCTGTCGACCGCGGTCATCGTCGTCCTCGGCATCCGCATCTTCGGAAACGCTGCCGCCCTGCGTCGTCGCCTGTTCGGAGCCTGA
- a CDS encoding DUF881 domain-containing protein, with protein sequence MSRAWERIRRNPVPSLLKSLLEDHLDPGYAASAADRAAGRPSTSPRASRAWLGAGVLLAGLVIGVAYAQNADVQAGTDSTRAEILDSLRAGDERIAALTARRDELGAAIDERRTALFSDGGDGASVLDELRDAETAAAATPVRGPGVTVTLTEPAARPNLSDATRLEDRPTALVLDRDLQSVVNALWAAGAEAIEVGGVRVGPGVTIRQAGGAMLVDNRPVFSPYTVSAVGSPSRLQTSFVVSDAYLRIAGIRQLYGVGFALTEEDDLELPAATVRKLGSSGETGYR encoded by the coding sequence ATGAGCCGCGCGTGGGAACGCATCCGGCGCAATCCGGTGCCCTCGCTCCTGAAGTCACTCCTCGAGGACCATCTCGACCCCGGCTACGCCGCGTCCGCCGCGGACCGGGCCGCAGGGCGGCCGAGCACCTCACCGCGGGCTTCGCGCGCGTGGCTCGGCGCCGGAGTTCTCCTCGCCGGCCTCGTGATCGGCGTCGCGTACGCGCAGAACGCCGACGTGCAGGCAGGCACCGACAGCACCCGCGCCGAGATCCTCGATTCCCTCCGCGCAGGGGACGAACGCATCGCCGCGCTCACCGCTCGGCGCGATGAACTCGGCGCCGCGATCGACGAACGACGCACCGCCCTGTTCTCCGACGGAGGTGACGGCGCGAGCGTCCTCGACGAACTCCGCGATGCCGAGACCGCGGCCGCGGCGACACCCGTGCGCGGTCCGGGGGTCACGGTCACCCTCACCGAACCCGCCGCACGCCCGAACCTGTCGGATGCGACGCGACTCGAGGACCGGCCCACCGCGCTCGTCCTCGACCGCGACCTGCAATCGGTTGTCAACGCGCTGTGGGCGGCCGGGGCGGAGGCCATCGAGGTCGGTGGCGTACGGGTCGGTCCCGGCGTCACCATCCGGCAGGCCGGGGGAGCGATGCTCGTCGACAACCGGCCCGTATTCTCCCCGTACACGGTCTCGGCGGTGGGATCTCCGTCCCGGCTGCAGACGTCCTTCGTCGTCAGCGACGCCTACCTGCGCATTGCGGGGATCCGACAGCTCTACGGGGTGGGATTCGCCCTCACCGAGGAGGACGATCTCGAGCTTCCGGCCGCCACGGTCCGGAAGCTCGGCAGCAGCGGAGAAACGGGGTACAGGTGA
- a CDS encoding CDP-alcohol phosphatidyltransferase family protein, with protein MTDATGTADARGSDRILTVPNVLSFVRLLGVPVFLYLVLVAHADVWALILLAASSITDWADGKLARLLDQTSRLGALLDPAVDRLYIVATLVALVARDIVPWWIAVILVGRELVLAPTLAVYRRRELPPPDVLYLGKGATFLLMCALPLMLGAVAVPASEPITGPLGWAALIWGTVLYVWTGLLYLGQAVVTARIVPAGR; from the coding sequence ATGACCGATGCGACCGGAACCGCCGACGCGCGCGGATCGGACCGCATCCTCACCGTGCCGAACGTCCTCAGCTTCGTACGGCTTCTGGGTGTGCCAGTCTTCCTCTATCTCGTCCTCGTCGCCCACGCCGACGTCTGGGCGCTCATCCTGCTGGCCGCGAGCAGCATCACCGACTGGGCCGACGGCAAACTCGCCCGCCTGCTCGATCAGACCTCCCGCCTGGGCGCCCTCCTCGATCCCGCCGTCGACCGCCTCTACATCGTGGCCACCCTCGTCGCCCTCGTGGCGCGCGACATCGTGCCCTGGTGGATCGCGGTGATCCTCGTCGGCCGCGAACTCGTCCTGGCCCCGACCCTGGCCGTCTACCGGCGCCGGGAACTGCCCCCGCCGGACGTGCTCTACCTCGGCAAGGGCGCGACCTTCCTGCTCATGTGCGCGCTGCCGCTGATGCTCGGGGCCGTCGCCGTGCCCGCCTCGGAGCCGATCACCGGCCCGCTCGGTTGGGCTGCCCTGATCTGGGGGACCGTGCTGTACGTGTGGACCGGACTGCTGTACCTCGGGCAGGCCGTCGTGACGGCACGGATCGTGCCGGCCGGACGGTGA
- a CDS encoding NUDIX hydrolase, whose product MPDAHPLDRDNVRDALDAFDSRRLPLDGRRHAAVVVAVLDDGNGNPVMPLTRRPTRLRAHPGQFALPGGRLDEGEQPEEAALRELHEELGLDLGSDTVLGRLDDYVTRSGYVMSPFVVWSDTAVTDLKPSPDEVDVLFAVTTDELDVDPRFVSIPESDKPVIQWPFRGHLVHAPTAAVVYQFREVVLRRRATRIDGLEQPVFAWR is encoded by the coding sequence ATGCCCGATGCTCATCCTCTCGACCGAGACAACGTCCGCGACGCGTTGGACGCGTTCGATTCGCGTCGACTGCCGCTCGACGGCCGCCGGCACGCAGCCGTCGTCGTGGCGGTGCTCGACGACGGGAACGGCAATCCCGTCATGCCCCTCACGCGGCGACCGACGCGGCTACGGGCACATCCCGGCCAGTTCGCGCTGCCGGGCGGGCGTCTGGACGAGGGGGAGCAGCCCGAGGAGGCCGCGCTGCGTGAACTGCACGAGGAACTCGGTCTCGACCTCGGGTCCGACACCGTCCTCGGCCGGCTCGACGACTACGTCACCCGCTCCGGTTACGTCATGTCGCCGTTCGTCGTGTGGTCGGACACCGCCGTGACCGATCTGAAGCCCAGCCCCGACGAGGTCGACGTGCTCTTCGCCGTCACCACCGACGAACTCGATGTCGATCCGCGCTTCGTCTCCATCCCCGAATCCGACAAGCCGGTGATCCAGTGGCCCTTCCGCGGTCACCTGGTGCACGCACCGACCGCTGCGGTGGTCTACCAGTTCCGCGAGGTCGTGCTGCGCCGGCGGGCCACCCGCATCGACGGTCTCGAGCAGCCGGTCTTCGCCTGGCGCTGA
- a CDS encoding phosphotransferase family protein produces MNDVPAGLDLDALDAYLQNSAPDLFSGPLRARLISGGRSNLTYEVTDGDRRLVLRRPPLGHVLATAHDMAREYRVISALAGTAVPVPRSYLLCEDDSVLGAPFYLMDLVVGTPYRTAEQLEPLGAERTRVISERMVDTLAALHAVDPATVGLEDFGRPQGFLERQVRRWTTQLENSHSRDLDGADELHRLLADNLPGDGEVGIVHGDYRLDNVLVDDDDKVVAVLDWEMATLGDPLTDVALLLVYQRLAREDTGFPVSTVSRAPGFLGDDELLARYEAAGGRDLSDMAFHLALAYYKLAVILEGIYFRFRQGKTVGEGFEKLGHGVEPLLHGGIDALKSRKS; encoded by the coding sequence ATGAACGACGTGCCCGCCGGCCTCGACCTCGATGCGCTCGATGCCTATCTGCAGAACTCCGCCCCCGACCTGTTCTCCGGTCCCCTCCGCGCCCGCCTGATCAGTGGCGGGCGCTCGAATCTCACCTACGAGGTGACCGACGGCGACCGGCGGCTGGTGCTGCGCCGTCCCCCACTCGGGCACGTCCTCGCCACCGCCCACGACATGGCCCGCGAGTACCGCGTCATCTCCGCACTCGCAGGCACCGCAGTACCGGTCCCCCGCTCGTACCTGCTGTGCGAGGACGATTCGGTCCTCGGCGCGCCCTTCTACCTCATGGATCTGGTCGTGGGCACGCCGTATCGCACCGCGGAGCAACTCGAACCGCTCGGCGCCGAGCGCACGCGCGTGATCTCCGAGCGGATGGTCGACACCCTGGCAGCGCTGCACGCGGTGGACCCGGCCACCGTAGGACTCGAGGACTTCGGCCGCCCCCAGGGCTTCCTCGAGCGGCAGGTGCGGCGCTGGACCACCCAACTCGAGAACTCGCACAGCCGGGACCTCGACGGCGCCGACGAGCTGCACCGGCTGCTCGCCGACAATCTGCCGGGCGACGGCGAGGTCGGCATCGTGCACGGCGACTACCGCCTCGACAACGTCCTCGTCGACGACGACGACAAGGTGGTCGCGGTGCTGGACTGGGAGATGGCCACGCTCGGCGATCCCCTCACCGATGTGGCGTTGCTGCTGGTCTACCAGCGGCTGGCACGGGAGGACACGGGGTTCCCCGTCTCGACGGTGTCCCGCGCTCCGGGTTTCCTCGGCGACGACGAACTGCTCGCGCGATACGAGGCCGCCGGTGGACGCGACCTGTCGGACATGGCGTTCCATCTCGCCCTCGCCTACTACAAGCTCGCGGTGATCCTCGAGGGCATCTACTTCCGGTTCCGTCAGGGCAAGACGGTCGGCGAAGGGTTCGAGAAACTCGGCCACGGTGTCGAACCGCTGTTGCACGGCGGTATCGATGCGCTGAAGAGCCGGAAGAGTTGA
- a CDS encoding MmcQ/YjbR family DNA-binding protein, whose product MPHPVMFDEADPLLARVRSLALALPGASERISHGRPFFSTRTAFAVYGGGEKGTRAPFPRSLIVKPDEEERRALLEEPHTYVPMYFGPSGWVGYDLARPEVDWDEVAELLDMSYRQTAPPKLVRELDARLG is encoded by the coding sequence ATGCCGCATCCGGTGATGTTCGACGAGGCGGATCCCCTGCTCGCCCGTGTGCGCTCGCTCGCGCTGGCCCTGCCCGGCGCCTCCGAGAGGATCTCGCACGGCCGTCCGTTCTTCTCCACCCGGACGGCCTTCGCGGTCTACGGAGGCGGCGAGAAGGGCACCCGCGCACCGTTTCCCCGCTCCCTCATCGTCAAGCCCGACGAGGAGGAGCGCCGCGCGCTGCTCGAGGAACCGCACACCTACGTGCCGATGTATTTCGGACCGTCCGGGTGGGTCGGATACGACCTCGCCCGTCCGGAGGTGGACTGGGACGAGGTCGCCGAGCTGCTCGACATGTCCTATCGGCAGACCGCGCCCCCGAAGCTGGTGCGCGAACTCGACGCCCGCCTCGGCTGA
- a CDS encoding VOC family protein, producing MTTRFNPYLAFRDSAREAMEFYRSVLGGELTVSTFGDMHDWDDPSENAKVMHSMLTTDRGFVLMASDTPQGTGYTPGTNFSLSLSGDDESVLRGWWDALTADGRVDMPLERAPWGDLFGMCTDRFGVSWMVSIGDQQG from the coding sequence ATGACCACACGATTCAATCCCTATCTCGCATTCCGCGATTCCGCACGCGAGGCCATGGAGTTCTACAGGTCGGTGTTAGGTGGTGAGCTGACGGTGAGCACATTCGGCGACATGCACGACTGGGACGATCCGAGCGAGAACGCGAAGGTGATGCACTCGATGCTCACCACCGACCGCGGTTTCGTGCTCATGGCCTCGGACACCCCGCAGGGAACGGGCTACACGCCCGGCACGAACTTCTCGCTCTCGCTCAGTGGGGACGACGAGAGCGTGCTCCGGGGTTGGTGGGACGCACTGACCGCGGACGGTCGCGTCGACATGCCGCTCGAGCGTGCCCCGTGGGGCGATCTGTTCGGCATGTGCACCGATCGCTTCGGCGTGTCGTGGATGGTCAGCATCGGCGACCAGCAGGGCTGA
- a CDS encoding NAD(P)-dependent oxidoreductase, whose translation MKVLVIGATGGSGRAAVSALLDRGHDVTALVRNPDTAELFGTSDTAGSSGDRVTVVTGDAVRDSDVERAVHGQEAVVVTLGIRENPVRVRLRGPARTPLDVRSRGTRTVVDAMRRHGVRRLIVQTSYGTGPTRDRLPARYRLMFRALLGPQIADTERQDALVRSSDLDWTIVQPVNLTDGDDAEATVSDGDVSSWAIPRRAVGRVLADLVDRPEYARATVAVS comes from the coding sequence ATGAAGGTTCTGGTCATCGGGGCGACCGGAGGTTCGGGACGCGCCGCGGTCTCCGCCCTGCTCGACCGCGGACACGACGTCACCGCACTCGTCCGCAATCCCGACACCGCCGAATTGTTCGGCACCTCCGACACCGCCGGGTCGTCCGGGGATCGCGTCACGGTCGTGACCGGCGACGCCGTCCGCGACTCCGACGTCGAACGCGCCGTGCACGGGCAGGAAGCCGTAGTGGTCACACTCGGCATCCGCGAGAACCCGGTGCGGGTACGTCTGCGCGGGCCCGCCCGCACACCTCTCGACGTGCGCTCGCGCGGCACCCGCACCGTCGTCGACGCCATGCGACGGCACGGCGTGCGGCGCCTGATCGTCCAGACGTCGTACGGCACGGGCCCGACCCGCGACCGGCTTCCCGCCCGGTACCGCCTGATGTTCCGGGCGCTGCTGGGCCCGCAGATCGCCGATACCGAACGTCAGGACGCCCTCGTGCGCTCCAGCGATCTCGACTGGACCATCGTGCAGCCGGTGAACCTCACCGACGGCGACGACGCCGAGGCAACGGTGTCCGACGGCGACGTCTCGTCGTGGGCGATCCCGCGACGTGCGGTCGGGCGCGTGCTGGCCGATCTGGTCGACCGACCCGAGTACGCCCGCGCCACAGTGGCGGTCTCCTGA
- a CDS encoding AraC family transcriptional regulator, giving the protein MTDQDRGTTYPWTPGEPLAEVLHLLRMRGVFYCRSEVSAPWALEMPAFEDCASFHVVVSGEAVLDVPRADENAVRLVPGDLAVVPHGAGHVIRSEPAPLHAGRVDLLPQEMIGEHCSVLRYGGGGDRTVLVCGIVEFGHPTARRLMRSLPPVLRSGTAAASRGGAVRFLLDLMAEEAARMRPGGEAVLTRLADVLVILAMREWMDSGAADRSGWLLALRDPHIGRALAAVHRAPEHPWTVASLAHEAAMSRSAFAAHFTDLVGEPAMQYVTRWRMESALTALREGASVAELAARSGYESEAAFARAFKRMTGLTPGSARRAVPNATTPR; this is encoded by the coding sequence GTGACCGACCAGGATCGTGGAACGACCTATCCCTGGACACCCGGAGAACCGCTCGCGGAGGTTCTGCACCTGCTGCGGATGCGCGGAGTGTTCTACTGCCGGTCGGAGGTGAGCGCTCCGTGGGCCCTGGAGATGCCGGCTTTCGAGGACTGCGCCAGTTTCCACGTGGTGGTCTCCGGGGAGGCGGTGCTCGATGTGCCGCGCGCCGACGAGAATGCGGTGCGACTCGTGCCCGGTGATCTCGCGGTGGTGCCGCACGGAGCCGGGCACGTGATCCGCAGCGAACCGGCGCCGCTGCATGCGGGACGGGTGGATCTGTTGCCGCAGGAGATGATCGGCGAGCACTGCTCGGTGCTGCGGTACGGCGGCGGCGGTGACCGCACCGTGCTGGTGTGCGGGATCGTGGAGTTCGGGCATCCGACGGCCCGGCGCCTGATGCGGTCGCTGCCGCCGGTGCTGCGCTCCGGCACCGCCGCGGCCTCCCGCGGGGGCGCTGTGCGCTTCCTGCTCGATCTGATGGCCGAGGAGGCCGCGCGGATGCGGCCGGGTGGTGAGGCGGTTCTGACGCGACTGGCGGATGTTCTGGTGATCCTCGCGATGCGCGAATGGATGGACTCCGGGGCGGCGGATCGCAGCGGTTGGCTTCTCGCACTGCGCGACCCGCACATCGGTCGCGCGCTGGCGGCGGTGCACCGTGCCCCGGAGCATCCGTGGACGGTGGCGTCGCTGGCGCACGAGGCCGCGATGTCCCGGTCGGCGTTCGCGGCGCACTTCACGGACCTCGTGGGTGAACCCGCGATGCAGTACGTGACGCGGTGGCGGATGGAGTCCGCGCTGACGGCACTGCGTGAGGGCGCCTCGGTGGCGGAACTGGCGGCACGATCCGGTTACGAGTCGGAGGCGGCGTTCGCGCGGGCGTTCAAGAGGATGACGGGGCTGACGCCTGGGTCGGCGCGCCGAGCCGTCCCGAATGCGACGACACCCCGGTGA
- the der gene encoding ribosome biogenesis GTPase Der, protein MSDDLSTDYTGFDGDGTWSEEGDWDIEFAEGGDLEEFVPVPTVAVVGRPNVGKSTLVNRIIGRREAVVEDVPGVTRDRVSYEASWNGRRFMVQDTGGWEPDAKGMQQSVARQAEVAMRTADAILVVVDATVGATSVDEAVAKVLRRSKTPVLLVANKVDDDRVESEAAALWSLGLGQPYSVSATHGRGTGDLLDELLAKLPATPREGTGGEGPRRVALVGKPNVGKSSLLNKLAGDERSVVHDIAGTTVDPVDSIVELGGKPWRFVDTAGLRKRVNSASGAEFYASLRTRGAIDAAEVAVLLIDASQPITEQDQRVITMVVESGRALVIAFNKWDLVDEDRRYELGREIDRDLLRVPWASRVNISAKTGRAVQKLVPAMETALESWDKRISTGRLNSWLKEVVAATPPPMRGGRLPRVLFATQAATRPPTFVLFTTGFLEAGYRRFLERRLREEFNFDGSPVRISVRVREKRDRRK, encoded by the coding sequence GTGAGCGACGACCTGAGCACCGATTACACCGGGTTCGACGGCGACGGCACCTGGTCGGAAGAAGGCGACTGGGACATCGAGTTCGCCGAGGGTGGCGACCTCGAGGAGTTCGTCCCGGTCCCGACCGTCGCCGTGGTCGGCCGACCGAACGTCGGCAAGTCCACCCTGGTCAACCGCATCATCGGCCGACGCGAAGCGGTCGTCGAGGACGTCCCGGGCGTCACCCGCGACCGCGTCTCGTACGAGGCGTCGTGGAACGGCCGCCGATTCATGGTGCAGGACACCGGCGGATGGGAGCCTGACGCGAAGGGCATGCAGCAGTCCGTGGCCCGCCAGGCGGAGGTCGCGATGCGCACCGCCGACGCGATCCTCGTCGTCGTCGACGCCACCGTGGGCGCCACCAGCGTCGACGAGGCCGTCGCGAAGGTGCTGCGCCGGTCCAAGACACCGGTGCTGCTCGTGGCGAACAAGGTCGACGACGACCGCGTCGAGTCCGAAGCCGCAGCCCTGTGGTCCCTCGGACTCGGCCAGCCCTACTCGGTATCGGCCACTCACGGCCGCGGCACCGGCGACCTGCTCGACGAGCTTCTCGCCAAGCTGCCGGCCACGCCCCGTGAGGGCACCGGCGGGGAAGGACCTCGCCGCGTCGCGCTGGTGGGCAAGCCGAACGTCGGCAAGTCGAGCCTGCTCAACAAGCTCGCCGGTGACGAGCGATCGGTGGTGCACGACATCGCCGGCACCACCGTCGACCCGGTGGACTCGATCGTCGAGCTCGGCGGCAAGCCGTGGCGGTTCGTCGACACCGCCGGTCTGCGCAAGCGCGTCAACAGTGCGTCCGGCGCCGAGTTCTACGCCTCCCTGCGCACGCGGGGTGCGATCGATGCGGCCGAGGTGGCGGTGTTGCTCATCGACGCCTCTCAGCCCATCACCGAGCAGGACCAGCGGGTCATCACGATGGTCGTCGAGTCCGGTCGCGCCCTGGTGATCGCGTTCAACAAGTGGGATCTCGTCGACGAGGACCGCCGCTACGAACTCGGCCGCGAGATCGACCGGGACCTGTTGCGGGTGCCGTGGGCGTCGCGGGTGAACATCTCCGCCAAGACCGGTCGCGCCGTGCAGAAGCTCGTCCCGGCCATGGAGACCGCGCTCGAGTCGTGGGACAAGCGCATCTCGACCGGACGCCTGAACTCGTGGCTCAAGGAGGTCGTGGCCGCGACTCCGCCGCCGATGCGTGGCGGTCGCCTGCCCCGGGTGCTGTTCGCCACCCAGGCGGCCACCCGCCCGCCGACCTTCGTGCTGTTCACGACAGGCTTCCTCGAGGCCGGCTACCGCCGCTTCCTCGAGCGTCGTCTGCGTGAGGAGTTCAACTTCGACGGCAGCCCCGTTCGGATCTCGGTGCGTGTGCGGGAGAAGCGCGACCGTCGCAAGTGA
- the cmk gene encoding (d)CMP kinase, whose translation MDGPSGTGKSTVSKRLAQHLGAAYLDTGAMYRIATLHALRRGTDLTDPAAIAAVTADLPWSIGTDPTVEDIRLDGDDVREIIRGAEVTAAVSAVSAVPEVRTLLVEAQQRLGRAEHRVVIEGRDIGTVVFPDADVKIFLTASAEARAHRRNNQNIAEGRGDDYEAVLAAVQRRDHLDSTRAVSPLRAADDAVVVDTSDMNIDEVIAALLAVVAEQTGAKL comes from the coding sequence ATGGACGGCCCGTCGGGCACGGGCAAGTCCACCGTCTCCAAGCGGCTCGCGCAGCATCTCGGGGCCGCCTATCTCGACACCGGCGCGATGTACCGCATCGCGACCCTGCACGCCCTGCGCCGCGGCACCGATCTGACCGATCCGGCGGCGATCGCCGCGGTCACCGCCGACCTGCCGTGGTCGATCGGCACCGACCCCACCGTCGAGGACATCCGTCTCGACGGGGACGACGTGCGCGAGATCATCCGCGGCGCCGAGGTCACGGCCGCGGTCTCCGCGGTCTCCGCCGTGCCCGAGGTGCGCACCCTGCTCGTCGAGGCGCAGCAGCGGCTCGGCCGCGCCGAGCACCGCGTCGTGATCGAAGGACGCGACATCGGCACGGTCGTCTTCCCCGACGCGGACGTGAAGATCTTCCTCACCGCCTCGGCGGAGGCCCGCGCGCACCGGCGCAACAACCAGAACATTGCCGAGGGTCGCGGCGACGACTACGAGGCGGTCCTCGCTGCGGTGCAGCGCCGCGACCACCTCGACTCCACCCGCGCGGTGTCCCCGCTGCGCGCGGCGGACGACGCGGTCGTCGTGGACACCAGCGACATGAACATCGACGAGGTGATCGCCGCGCTGCTCGCGGTGGTCGCCGAGCAGACTGGAGCGAAGCTGTGA
- a CDS encoding pseudouridine synthase — protein sequence MNTPARRDGTPDRRRNNPRSANARNAGGSRSGRAEAPRSGGRTEAPRSGGRTEAPRSSGRTEAPRSGRAGAPRSGERTDSSRSDRRATPGQSAAGRKPAQSAGGRKPAQPAAGRKPHRKGTSTGKPGRPGAKPAAKRAAQRVVPTVSNARPARHQHREAGPAQLPAGEGVRLQKVLAQAGVASRRAAEELIAAGRVEVDGSIVVEQGLRVDPENAVIRVDGVRVVINKDLVHLVLNKPRGWQSTMSDDLGRPCVGDIVSERVAAGQRLFHVGRLDADTEGLLLLTNDGELAHRLMHPSFEVPKTYLATVKGVLARGVGKQLKAGIELEDGPASVDEFSLLEVHEGQSLVRLVLHEGRKHIVRRLLDAVGFPVIRLVRTNIGPVALGDQRPGTLRVLGRNEVGGLYQAVKL from the coding sequence GTGAATACACCCGCTCGCCGTGATGGCACACCGGACCGTAGAAGAAACAATCCCCGCAGCGCGAATGCGCGCAACGCCGGGGGATCCCGCTCGGGACGCGCGGAGGCACCGCGTTCCGGAGGGCGCACCGAAGCACCGCGTTCCGGAGGACGCACCGAAGCACCGCGTTCCAGCGGACGTACCGAAGCTCCCCGTTCGGGGCGCGCAGGGGCTCCCCGTTCGGGGGAGCGCACCGACTCATCCCGCTCCGATCGCCGGGCCACTCCCGGCCAGTCGGCCGCGGGCCGCAAGCCGGCCCAGTCGGCAGGTGGCCGCAAACCGGCCCAGCCGGCCGCCGGCCGCAAGCCGCACCGCAAGGGCACCTCGACCGGCAAGCCCGGTCGTCCCGGCGCCAAGCCTGCCGCCAAGCGCGCGGCGCAGCGCGTCGTTCCGACCGTGAGCAACGCCCGTCCCGCGCGGCACCAGCACCGTGAAGCCGGCCCCGCCCAGCTGCCCGCCGGTGAAGGCGTGCGGCTGCAGAAGGTGCTCGCCCAGGCCGGCGTCGCCTCGCGCCGCGCCGCCGAGGAACTCATCGCCGCAGGTCGCGTCGAGGTCGACGGCAGTATCGTCGTCGAGCAGGGTCTGCGTGTGGACCCGGAGAACGCGGTGATCCGGGTCGACGGCGTGCGCGTCGTCATCAACAAGGATCTCGTGCACCTCGTGCTGAACAAGCCCCGCGGCTGGCAGTCCACGATGTCCGACGACCTCGGCCGTCCCTGCGTCGGTGACATCGTCTCCGAACGCGTCGCCGCCGGACAGCGCCTGTTCCATGTCGGTCGTCTCGACGCCGACACCGAAGGTCTGCTGCTGCTCACCAACGACGGTGAACTCGCGCACCGGTTGATGCACCCGTCCTTCGAGGTGCCCAAGACCTACCTGGCGACCGTCAAGGGTGTGCTCGCCCGTGGTGTCGGCAAGCAGCTCAAGGCCGGCATCGAACTCGAGGACGGACCCGCCTCCGTCGACGAGTTCTCGCTGCTCGAGGTCCACGAGGGCCAGTCGCTCGTGCGCCTCGTGCTGCACGAGGGCCGCAAGCACATCGTGCGGCGCCTGCTCGATGCGGTCGGTTTCCCCGTGATCCGGCTCGTGCGCACCAACATCGGTCCCGTGGCGCTCGGCGACCAGCGTCCCGGCACCCTCCGTGTCCTCGGCCGCAACGAGGTCGGTGGCCTGTACCAGGCGGTGAAGCTGTGA